The genomic window GAGTGCTGAGTGCTGAGTAATGAGTAATGAGTAATGAGTAATGAGTAATGAGTAATGAGTGGTGAGTGGTGAGTGGTCAATTAACAGTCACCAGTATTTAATTTTGAATTTTGAATTTTGAATTGGAGCGAAGCGACTTGACCGAATCTACCAAAACCCTATGCCCTTACTGTGGTGTCGGCTGCGGCTTAGAAGTTTCACCCCCAGCCCAACCCAATACAGCAACTAATCGAGATAGCCAAGGAAATCCCATTTGGCGAGTGCGCGGCGATAAAGCCCACCCATCTAGTCAGGGTATGGTTTGCGTCAAAGGTGCAACGATCGCCGAATCATTAGATAAAGATAGACTACAATACCCAATGGTGCGCGACTCGTTAGATCAAGAGTTCCGCCGCGTCAGTTGGGATGAAGCGTTTAATCTCATCACCCAACGCATTCAAAACGTGCGCTGTACTCAAGGGGTAGAAGCTATATGTATGTATGGTTCTGGTCAGTTTCAAACTGAGGACTACTACATCGCCCAAAAATTAATCAAAGGTTGTTTGGGGACTAATAATTTCGATGCTAACTCCCGGTTATGTATGTCTAGTGCGGTATCTGGGTACATCCAAAGTTTTGGTTCAGATGGACCTCCCTGCTGTTATGACGACTTGGAATTAACTGATTGTGCATTTTTAATCGGGACAAATACCGCCGAATGTCACCCCATCGTTTTTAACCGGTTGCAGAAATACCACAAAAAAAACCGTCATGTGAAAATGATTGTGGTTGACCCCCGACGCACACCAACAGCCGAAGCTGCTGACTTACATTTGGCGATTCGTCCCGGTACAGATATCGATTTGTTAAATGGGATTGCCCATTTATTAATGCGTTGGCAGATGATAGATGTTAGCTTCATCGATGACTGTACCAGCAACTTTTCTGCTTACGCTGAAGTCATCCGCCACTATTCACCCGAAGTTGTAGCCCGTCAATGTGGAATCAGCATTGAAGATTTAGAAACCGCCGCCCGTTATTGGGGTAAATCGCAGCGTGTATTATCTTTGTGGTCGATGGGTGTAAATCAATCAACTGAAGGGACAGCAAAAGTTAGAACTATTATTAATCTACACCTGATGACCGGACAAGTCGGTAAACCAGGGGCGGGGCCTTTTTCCCTCACCGGTCAACCCAATGCAATGGGAGGACGGGAAGCTGGCGGTTTATCACAGTTGTTACCCGGTTATCGCTTGGTAAAAAATCCCCAACATCGGGCTGAGGTAGAAGAATTTTGGCAATTACAGCCTGGACAAATTTCACCCCATCCTGGTTTAACAGCTTGGGATATGATTACAGGTTTGGAAGATGGGGCTGTAGGGTTGTTGTGGATTGCAGCTACTAACCCAGCTGTAAGTATGCCAGATTTGGAACGGACTAAGAAAGCGTTATTGCGATCGCCTTTCACAATTTACCAAGACGCATATTACCCCACAGAAACCTCAGCTTATGCCCATGTCCTCCTCCCGGCGGCGCAGTGGAGTGAGAAAACTGGCATAATGACAAATTCGGAACGTCGCGTAACTTTGTGTTCAGCATTCCGTCAACCACCACGAGAAGCTAAAGCCGATTGGGAAATCTTTGCAGAAGTTGGGCGTAGATTAGGCTTTGGGGACAAGTTCTCCTTTAATAATTCTGCGGAAGTTTACGCCGAGTTTGTCCAATTAACCAGGGGTCGTATTTGCGATATGACTGGAATTAGTCATGAACAGTTACGGATAGAAGGCGCAACACAATGGCCGCATCCCTTAACCACTCCCCACTCAGCACCCCCCACTCAGCACTCAGCACTCAGCACTCAGCACTCAAAAAGACTTTATACTGATTTACATTTTCCTACACCAGATGGACGCGCCCGATTTGGGGCATATTATTCTAAGGGATTGGCAGAACCGCCAAATCCAGATTATCCTTTTGTGTTAACTACTGGGCGACTTTACGGACATTGGCACACCCAAACCCGCACAGGAAGGATTGAAAAAATCCGCGCTATGCACCCAGAACCATTTATAGAAATTCATCCCCGTGATGCGGCTAAGTTGGGAATTATCGATAATCAAATGGTAGAAGTGCGATCGCGTCGTGGTCAAGCTCAGTTTAAAGCCAAAGTTACCAAAGCAATTTCACCCGGCACAGTATTCGTCCCCATGCACTGGGGTTTTCTCTGGGCTGACAATGCGGAAGCTAACGCCCTCACCCACCCAGAATCTTGTCCTGATTCACTACAACCAGAATTAAAAGCCTGTGCTGTACAACTAATACCTGTTTTTTTAACAAGTAAAACTAAAAGTTCTCAACTCCAGTCCTCACAATGGTAAGCTGCTAGATAGCAAATTTATTACCACAAGATAGTCAATAATTACTATTATAACTTTTGATGTACTGATATTGACTATTACCAAGATAAGATAATTTTAATATGCCGATGATTAATCCTGTAGATAAATCTAGAGGATTTTTATTTTGGTTTTTAATTATCGGGCTTAAGTGAAAATGGGTGCAGCCAATGAAGAAATTAATCAGGCAAATTTTGGGCTTTACTAAAGATGAAAGTTTTATGCACGTCATAGAACATATAGAGGTATTAGTTTCCAAAATTCTATCTATTTTTATGGTGATAGTAATTTTGGTAGCAATTGTAGATTTAGGGACTTATATAGTTAAAGAAGTTTTTACTACACCCTACGGTGCAATTAATACAACACTATTTAAAATTTTCGGCTTATTTTTAAACATCCTAATTGCATTAGAAATACTGGAAAACATTACAGCTTATTTAAAAAGGCACGTTTTTCAAGTAGAATTAGTAATTGTCACATCATTAATTGCTGTAGCTAGAAAAATCATTATTCTGGATTTGGAAAAAGTGAGAGGTCTAGATATTATTGGTTTAGGAACTGCGGTGTTAGCCTTATCAATTAGTTACTTAATAATTCGTTATAGTAATTCTAGCGATAGACATTAAAAAACTACATAAAAATATGAGCTTTTCAGCTAGTGAAATTCCTAGTAATGACCAATAATGTTCGCTTCCGTCCTAGTTGATAAGTATTAAATACAACTTATTACAAAAACAGAGTTGGATGAATTTAAATATAATTTTGGCAATGCGAATATGAATACATTTTTTGAATTTGAAGCAGATTTTGTTGATTCTCTCCGTTGTATACCCATGCAGGTACGCTATAAACTTGATACCTGTGGCATTAAGCTAAAACTATCTGATTGGCATCAAATAACTCAAGCTGAACGTGAAGCTTTAGTTACCTTACCTTGCACAACAGCAGCCGAAATTCAAACTTACCAAGAATATCTCCAGCAATTAATTTTAGAACGCACAGGTACACCTGTTGCCACATTACCTATAGATCCTTATCCCGCATGGTTAGACTCTAATAATTTGCCAGTCACTCTGGCAGAAAAAGCCCAAGAAATAGGCATAACTATCACCTTATCACAGTGGGTAACTCTAACACCATTACAACGTTTTGCTTTGATTAAACTCAGTCGTCCCAGCCACGAAAACAAAAATTTTCCCCGTGCGATCGCAGAATTTAATTTAGTCAATATTTAGACGCTAGGAAAATCTGTCATGTCTAAAAATTGTACTTGGAATTAAAGTTGAGCATCTAGAAGTAGTTAAAGTCTAAATTAAGACTGACGCAACTGACATACATAGGACTTACGCAACTGGCATATTTTTTATGTAGGGTGTGTGACGCTGCGAAAGTATTGGAACGTAGTCATCAGACTTATAGCGTCACGCACCAGCGATCGATTGTGACACTTGCGTAAGTCCTGATACAAAGTCAAGGTTGGGGTTTTTATAAATCAAGCTTCTCAGACTAATGACTATTGACAGCCTCAACCATAAACCTAGGACACTTGCAGAAATCTTGCTTATTAGCCTTTTACAGAAGCTTTTGGTAATCCAACCTGTTCTGGAGTTATTGGTAAGCCATCCTGGGTGAAATCAAATCCCTTTTTACTAACTGGTCCGTGGATAAACAAAGTCCAAGCTTCTTCACTGTCATTAATCCAGATACAATGAAATTTTTTCGCAGAACGAAAGATAATTGAACCAGTTCTATACCACTTTAAGTCTTTCTCTGTTTTCTCCCAGTAGCCACCTTTCAAAATAATACTGATATTAAACCAAGGATGATTATGAAGTAATCCTTTGTACCATTCTGGACGATCCAAAATTTGGTTAAGTGTGATATTAAACCACCTGTTACTGGGAAATAGAATAAAATGTATGTGCTGTCGAGGCTCTTTCTCTTCTAAATCATTAAAGGCAGTTAGGCAAGGTCGAGACTCTAAATACTTGTTGAACCATTTATAAAGCATATTAATGTTTCCTTGCAATTAATTTTTTAAGTGTAGCGATCGCTCACTAGTTAACCACTACCTCCAGAGATAGTTCCAAATGTTTCAGATAACGCCTAGCGACTGTTATAGCAATGTTAGATGATTTGTGAGAGAAGGAAAACCGGGTTTATAAAATCTCGCCAGTCTCACAAATTTTAATTAAACAGGACTTACCCAAGTGTCACAATTGATGGTTGGGGCGTGACGCTATAAGTCTCATAACTACGTTCAAATACTTTCGCAGGGTCACACACATTACATAAAAAATCTGCTTGCTGCGTAAGTCCTATTAAATAAAAAAATGGCTTAAAATCTCTTCACACTTCTCTTTCGTTGTTTCGTTAATTGTCATAAATAATACTACAAATCACTTTTAAATATGTATGTATTTATCTATATCAGTATTATGATAATCTATGAAACATATAATCTCATAGAAACATCTTATCAACAAGGTACAAAGGATACTTTTTCAAGTGGAAATCCTTGCCACAATTGTTGGAAATAACTGGTTGAAAGAATTTTAAATTTTGAGTGAGCTAATTTTGAATTTATTCGCATAGAGTAAAGCTATAGTGTACTTAGCAATGCTGCTATTCGTGTGGCTGAGGTTAAGTCCTACTGCCAAGGTATTTTTTTGTGGATTAGTTTGGAAAGACACTCTCTAACTCGATGACAGGCAAAAACGCAAGGCATAATGCTTTTCTAAGGCTAGTGTCTGGTAATGGAGAAGCATTTGGGTCAGAATCTCGCTACTCGCTTACCAGCAAAGAAGCAGTAATTGGACGTGACCCCAGCTGCCAAGTTGTCTTGGATGCCATGATGTACCGGATGGTATCCCGTCGTCATGCTGTGGTTCGTCCCGTTGCTTCGTCCTTAGATAGCAAATTTAACTGGGTACTTTGTGATTTGAATAGTGCTAATGGCACTTATTTAAATGGACAACGCTTATATGGATGTCAAGAACTGCACGCAGGCGATCGCATTGCATTGGGTGCTGATGGGCCACAATTTATGTTCGAGTATGCAATTGCACCTCAACCCACGGTAATTACCAACCAAGTTGCACCGCTACCATCAGCAAAAAATTCTAGACAATCAAAGCCTGATGCTGTCAGCTTTACCCAACTATTTCCGATTATTTCCACAGGTAAAGATTTAACTCGCAAAGCTTATCTTGTACCGGGAATACTCACAGTGATATTTGTGGTGCTGATGTTTGCTACGGTAGGACAGCCGCAAGCTAATCAGGTAATTGTCGCCTCTTACATCGCACTGGCTGCTTACTATTTCATTTACCAACTGTGTGGTAAACCCAAGCCTTGGTGGATGCTCGTAGGTGCAGCGTTATCGACGATTATTATCTTACTCAGTCCCATATTAAGTTTCTTTATCTTCGTTTTCCGTGAACTTCTCCCTGGTAATGTACCCCCGATAGATCAGCCTGTCAGCAGCCTTACAGAATTATTTGTGCGCTACTTTTTTGGTGCTGGGTTAATGGAGGAATTACTCAAAGCTTTGCCAATACTTGGTGCATATCTAGCAGCTGTAGCACTCCCCTCTCCCTGGCGCGAACGGATAGGAGTATGGGAACCTTTAGATGGCATTCTCTTAGGAACGGCTTCTGCTGTTGGTTTTACCTTAGTAGAAACTTTAGGTCAATATGTACCAGCCGTATCTTTACAAGCAGGTTCAGAGGTAGGCTTACAAGTTCTGATTGCTAGAATTCTCGGTTTACCAGCCGGACACATGGCTTATAGTGGTTATCTGGGATATTTCATCGGGTTAGCTGCACTCAAACCCCGTCATGCTAAACAAATTCTGGCTGTTGGTTATCTTAGCGCGGCTGCACTCCATGCTTTGTGGAATACCGCCGGACACAGTAATAATTTGCTATTAGTTGTTGTTGGTGTGTTGTCTTACGCTTTCTTGATGGCGGCGATTCTCAAGGCGAGGGCATTATCACCCACGCGATCGCAAAATTTTGCTACTCGTTTTCTTGAGCCGAAATAACTCATGACTTCCTTCTGCCTATGTTCTCTCTTAGGATAGATGGCAGAGTTCTGTAATTCTTTTATTGTTATCCTACTGTGGCATATTTTAGTTTAAAACAAATGATCGTTAATCGAAACAATGCCACAAAAGCTTCTTCTGTGAGCCAAATCAGACTAATTTAGGATTTGAGATTAGGGATTTTGCAGAAAAAATTTTGATTTGTTGGCTATTCTAGCAATCGAAACCAGATTTGTGATCATGGTTTGAGATTACTGGTAAAAACATGACAGCAAAAATTAAACTATTAATCAACCTTCAGACTCAGATTCGTTGAGTTCTCTAAGGGCATAGTAGGCGATCGCCATTCCCATTTTTGCTTGTTCTATTTCAGATAGAGCCGTCCAATCTTCTACATTATTAATTGAACCAATCTTGTGTGGCTCACCGCTACGCATCGCATAGGCATAGGGACGAGCTAAAATTGACAGATCATCAGCTTCCCAGGTAGGTAGTACAGCCTGGACACACTCTATCAATTGCTCACCTAAAGATTGTTGAGAAGTGACAATTTCTGTAGCTTTAGCTGCGATCGCATTCAACCAGTTTTGAGGGATGCTAGCCGCAAAAGCTTTTTGTAAATTTTCTTGAAGACTACTCACCGCAGCCGTAATTGTATTACAGTTGTAATATGTTGAATTTTCCACCTGTAACCACAGGTTATCTAATTGATGAAAAAAAGTTTGCGATCGGCTAGTAAATTCTTCCTCTAGCACCTCTGCCATAGCAAACTGTTGTTCTAGCTCGTAAAAATATGCTTCTGATTCATCATCTGTTGGATTCCAAGGATAAGTAGCATCTTCTGGTTCTAACAAAGCTGCTAACAATTCTAATTCCACTTGAGATGTTAGAGAATGGTGAGTGTCTGAACCGTTAATTTGATGAGTCATTGATTCTTTCCTAATGAAGTAGTTTAGGGATATTGACAGCTACACTTGTTAAATTCTATTTTCCGCAAAAAAGAATTTTATTGTCTTGCTGGGGAAACCCTCGTGCTTCAAGAAATTTTCTCCTCTTCAATAATAAACTCCCAAATTTCTCCTCTAGAACTACCAAACTTTAACTGCATTCCTGATTGTAATGATACTTCCTCCCGGAGTATTTGTTGCCAACCATTAGTTCCTAAATACCAAGTTGTACCATAGGTAGAGAAATCTTGGAGGTAATAGGTTCTCACTGGAGTTGTGCCGTTAAAAGTATTGCGACAGAGAATTTCGGCGTGTCGTTTAGAAACCGAGGGTTCGGAGATGACAATATCATTATCTTTAGTACGACCAATGCGGGTGACACCAATTCTTAAAAACCAGGAACGACCGCCGGGAGAAAGCGATCGCAAACAGGCAACAGGTACAGAAGCATCTAAATTAGGAATGATAGTATCTGGTAGTTCTGTCACTCCTTCATCAACACCTTTTATCAATTCTCCATCAAAATCTGGATGCAGATAAAGAACAGGTAAAGTCCAAGCAGGCTGATTGTACTTATACAGTGTTAACAGTTCTTGCCTAGCTTCCGCTACTGCTTCGTCAATTGGTTTACGTGACCTTAAAGCTTTAGCAAAAACCTGGATAAAACTGTGACTTTCACGATCAGCAATTTCATCCCGCATTCCCAACACCGCCGGGACACCATGACGAATCAAAACTTCTGCCAAGCTACTGGCGGGGATAGCTTGATGATTAATTGCTGCTGGTTGCGCTCCCCAGCAGGCGTTAAGCACTGCCAATTTCACCGCACTACGAGTTAAGACTTGGGCTAATTCTATGCCGTTAAGGGTCATACTAGGGCGCAAAAATAACAGTCCGCCGTCAGGATTTGGTAAACCGTGACCAGCGTAGAAAAAGACGTTGTATGCTTTAGTTTCTAACTCTTGAATTAACTCTTGGGGAGTAGGTTGCAGCAGTGTTTTAACTGTGCAAGAAGCATACTTTTGACCATAGCTACCCACCTGACCACCACTTAATAAAGTTTGTTCTAGGATAGATGCTTCTTTTTGCAGTTGCAGGTTTTGATCGTGACCGAGAACCAAGAGGATTTTTAAAGCTTGATCAGTGCGTAAAAGTGGTAGGTGTTCAACTTCGCTGGTGGTGCGGCTAAACAGCAAATCTGGAGAGAGAGACATAGCAGGTTGTCCAGGCTCTCGCTGCATGATTTCCCAAGGTAGAGCGATCAAATCTGGGTCGCGGATTTCCAAGCGAAATTTCAGCCGTGTTTTTTGACCCATCGCCATACCACGACTGCGTTCTAGACTACCGAGAATTGACCCTTCAAACACCCAACGCCAGAGATTAATACCCAAATATTGCATCAAACGACTGCCGTAACCAGTATTTTGCCCACTAGGGGGTGCAA from Nostoc sp. UHCC 0870 includes these protein-coding regions:
- a CDS encoding molybdopterin oxidoreductase family protein — protein: MTESTKTLCPYCGVGCGLEVSPPAQPNTATNRDSQGNPIWRVRGDKAHPSSQGMVCVKGATIAESLDKDRLQYPMVRDSLDQEFRRVSWDEAFNLITQRIQNVRCTQGVEAICMYGSGQFQTEDYYIAQKLIKGCLGTNNFDANSRLCMSSAVSGYIQSFGSDGPPCCYDDLELTDCAFLIGTNTAECHPIVFNRLQKYHKKNRHVKMIVVDPRRTPTAEAADLHLAIRPGTDIDLLNGIAHLLMRWQMIDVSFIDDCTSNFSAYAEVIRHYSPEVVARQCGISIEDLETAARYWGKSQRVLSLWSMGVNQSTEGTAKVRTIINLHLMTGQVGKPGAGPFSLTGQPNAMGGREAGGLSQLLPGYRLVKNPQHRAEVEEFWQLQPGQISPHPGLTAWDMITGLEDGAVGLLWIAATNPAVSMPDLERTKKALLRSPFTIYQDAYYPTETSAYAHVLLPAAQWSEKTGIMTNSERRVTLCSAFRQPPREAKADWEIFAEVGRRLGFGDKFSFNNSAEVYAEFVQLTRGRICDMTGISHEQLRIEGATQWPHPLTTPHSAPPTQHSALSTQHSKRLYTDLHFPTPDGRARFGAYYSKGLAEPPNPDYPFVLTTGRLYGHWHTQTRTGRIEKIRAMHPEPFIEIHPRDAAKLGIIDNQMVEVRSRRGQAQFKAKVTKAISPGTVFVPMHWGFLWADNAEANALTHPESCPDSLQPELKACAVQLIPVFLTSKTKSSQLQSSQW
- a CDS encoding phosphate-starvation-inducible PsiE family protein, with the protein product MKKLIRQILGFTKDESFMHVIEHIEVLVSKILSIFMVIVILVAIVDLGTYIVKEVFTTPYGAINTTLFKIFGLFLNILIALEILENITAYLKRHVFQVELVIVTSLIAVARKIIILDLEKVRGLDIIGLGTAVLALSISYLIIRYSNSSDRH
- a CDS encoding nitrate reductase associated protein; translation: MNTFFEFEADFVDSLRCIPMQVRYKLDTCGIKLKLSDWHQITQAEREALVTLPCTTAAEIQTYQEYLQQLILERTGTPVATLPIDPYPAWLDSNNLPVTLAEKAQEIGITITLSQWVTLTPLQRFALIKLSRPSHENKNFPRAIAEFNLVNI
- a CDS encoding PrsW family glutamic-type intramembrane protease, with product MTGKNARHNAFLRLVSGNGEAFGSESRYSLTSKEAVIGRDPSCQVVLDAMMYRMVSRRHAVVRPVASSLDSKFNWVLCDLNSANGTYLNGQRLYGCQELHAGDRIALGADGPQFMFEYAIAPQPTVITNQVAPLPSAKNSRQSKPDAVSFTQLFPIISTGKDLTRKAYLVPGILTVIFVVLMFATVGQPQANQVIVASYIALAAYYFIYQLCGKPKPWWMLVGAALSTIIILLSPILSFFIFVFRELLPGNVPPIDQPVSSLTELFVRYFFGAGLMEELLKALPILGAYLAAVALPSPWRERIGVWEPLDGILLGTASAVGFTLVETLGQYVPAVSLQAGSEVGLQVLIARILGLPAGHMAYSGYLGYFIGLAALKPRHAKQILAVGYLSAAALHALWNTAGHSNNLLLVVVGVLSYAFLMAAILKARALSPTRSQNFATRFLEPK
- a CDS encoding CHAT domain-containing protein encodes the protein MPSLNLAIARLINTGNDSFAIWVVKAPYPSGYVLRDCGWPAELTQVWQEWQQMFAGHSGINISTSSTHRSVNQLPMNLVAPPSGQNTGYGSRLMQYLGINLWRWVFEGSILGSLERSRGMAMGQKTRLKFRLEIRDPDLIALPWEIMQREPGQPAMSLSPDLLFSRTTSEVEHLPLLRTDQALKILLVLGHDQNLQLQKEASILEQTLLSGGQVGSYGQKYASCTVKTLLQPTPQELIQELETKAYNVFFYAGHGLPNPDGGLLFLRPSMTLNGIELAQVLTRSAVKLAVLNACWGAQPAAINHQAIPASSLAEVLIRHGVPAVLGMRDEIADRESHSFIQVFAKALRSRKPIDEAVAEARQELLTLYKYNQPAWTLPVLYLHPDFDGELIKGVDEGVTELPDTIIPNLDASVPVACLRSLSPGGRSWFLRIGVTRIGRTKDNDIVISEPSVSKRHAEILCRNTFNGTTPVRTYYLQDFSTYGTTWYLGTNGWQQILREEVSLQSGMQLKFGSSRGEIWEFIIEEEKIS